A genomic window from Cupriavidus metallidurans CH34 includes:
- the cysD gene encoding sulfate adenylyltransferase subunit CysD — protein MGIMNDIASAGIPANVEHLLQVQNDHLDRLEAESIYIIREVVAECRNPALLFSGGKDSIVMLHLALKAFRLGDRKVELPFPLVHIDTGHNYPEVIQFRDQRVGELGARLVVGHVEDSIKRGTVRLRKETDSRNAAQAVTLLETIEAHKFDALMGGARRDEEKARAKERIFSFRDEFGQWDPKAQRPELWSLYNARMAQGEQMRVFPISNWTELDVWQYIARENLALPPIYYAHEREVVRKNGLLVPVTPITPKQDGDVSEVLSVRFRTVGDISCTCPVASTAATPVEIIAETAVTEITERGATRMDDQTSEASMERRKKEGYF, from the coding sequence ATGGGCATCATGAACGACATCGCAAGCGCAGGCATCCCCGCCAACGTGGAACACCTGCTGCAGGTCCAGAACGACCACCTCGACCGGCTCGAAGCCGAATCGATCTACATCATCCGCGAGGTGGTGGCCGAGTGCCGCAACCCGGCGCTGCTGTTCTCCGGCGGCAAGGATTCGATTGTCATGCTGCATCTGGCGCTCAAGGCCTTCCGCTTGGGCGACCGCAAGGTGGAGCTGCCGTTCCCGCTGGTCCACATCGACACCGGCCACAACTATCCGGAAGTGATCCAGTTCCGCGACCAGCGTGTGGGCGAACTGGGCGCGCGCCTGGTGGTGGGCCATGTCGAGGATTCGATCAAGCGTGGCACCGTGCGCCTGCGCAAGGAAACCGATTCGCGCAACGCCGCACAGGCTGTGACGCTGCTGGAAACGATCGAGGCGCACAAGTTCGACGCGCTGATGGGCGGTGCCCGTCGCGATGAAGAAAAGGCTCGCGCCAAGGAGCGCATCTTCTCGTTCCGCGACGAGTTCGGCCAGTGGGACCCGAAGGCCCAACGCCCGGAACTGTGGAGCCTGTACAACGCCCGCATGGCCCAAGGCGAGCAGATGCGCGTGTTTCCGATCTCGAACTGGACCGAACTCGACGTGTGGCAGTACATCGCCCGCGAAAACCTGGCCCTGCCGCCGATCTACTACGCGCACGAGCGCGAAGTGGTGCGCAAGAACGGCCTGCTGGTGCCGGTGACGCCGATTACGCCGAAGCAGGATGGCGATGTGAGCGAAGTGCTGTCGGTCCGCTTCCGCACCGTGGGCGACATCAGCTGCACGTGCCCGGTGGCTAGCACCGCGGCCACGCCGGTGGAGATCATCGCGGAGACCGCGGTGACCGAGATCACCGAGCGCGGCGCCACCCGCATGGACGACCAGACGAGCGAAGCGTCGATGGAACGCCGGAAAAAAGAAGGCTACTTCTAA
- a CDS encoding DUF934 domain-containing protein codes for MAKIIQLQRDAAEFRPVIVDDSWTVLRATETEPLDEAKIAAVAQGTDAVLFPLSVWKANEALLAGRDKAITGVWLAPEDEPGDAEALFDRVSVVAVDFPVFRDGRGFSSAYLLRTRYHWAGQLRAIGDVLRDQLNFMKRCGFDTFAVRADKNIDDALKGFTEFTVAYQASVDEPLPLFRRARADVTARGVA; via the coding sequence ATGGCAAAGATCATTCAACTGCAACGCGACGCCGCCGAATTCCGTCCTGTCATCGTCGACGATAGCTGGACCGTGCTGCGTGCCACCGAAACCGAACCGCTCGACGAGGCAAAGATCGCTGCCGTCGCGCAAGGCACCGACGCCGTGCTGTTCCCGCTGTCGGTGTGGAAGGCGAACGAAGCCCTGCTGGCTGGCCGCGACAAGGCCATCACCGGCGTGTGGCTGGCGCCGGAAGACGAGCCGGGCGACGCCGAAGCGCTGTTCGATCGCGTATCGGTCGTGGCCGTGGACTTCCCGGTGTTCCGCGATGGCCGCGGTTTCTCGTCGGCCTATCTGCTGCGCACGCGCTACCACTGGGCAGGCCAGCTGCGCGCGATCGGCGACGTGCTGCGCGATCAGCTCAACTTCATGAAGCGCTGCGGCTTCGACACTTTCGCGGTGCGCGCCGACAAGAACATCGACGACGCGCTGAAGGGCTTCACCGAGTTCACGGTGGCCTACCAGGCTTCGGTGGACGAGCCGCTGCCGCTGTTCCGCCGCGCACGTGCCGACGTGACCGCCCGGGGCGTGGCATGA
- a CDS encoding phosphoadenylyl-sulfate reductase, whose translation MSSVISEIPVVDGSVSSLRPPALWTKPAYAGTIEALEVKERELAERLSGIAARFFRARFATSLAAEDMVLTDAILRGSPAVRAGIRVFTLNTGRLHAETLAVLDKVETHYGYTIEQFTPDQEAVENYLKKNGLNAFYDSVDLRKSCCGIRKVEPLNRALSHADAWMTGQRREQAVTRAELPFEETDESRGIPKFNPLADWTEAEVWAYLSRHNVPVNALHEKGYPSIGCEPCTRAVKAGEDVRAGRWWWESKDSKECGLHEQNIKH comes from the coding sequence ATGAGCTCCGTGATCTCCGAGATCCCAGTCGTCGACGGTTCGGTGTCGTCGCTGCGCCCCCCAGCGCTGTGGACGAAGCCGGCGTACGCCGGCACGATCGAGGCGCTCGAAGTGAAGGAACGTGAACTGGCCGAACGCCTGTCCGGAATCGCGGCGCGTTTCTTCCGCGCGCGCTTCGCCACGAGCCTGGCCGCCGAAGACATGGTGCTGACCGACGCGATCCTGCGCGGCAGCCCGGCCGTGCGCGCCGGCATCCGCGTGTTCACGCTGAACACCGGCCGCCTGCACGCCGAAACGCTTGCTGTGCTGGACAAGGTCGAGACGCACTACGGCTACACGATCGAGCAGTTCACGCCCGACCAGGAAGCCGTGGAGAACTACCTGAAGAAGAACGGCCTGAATGCCTTCTACGACAGCGTGGACCTGCGCAAGAGCTGCTGCGGCATCCGCAAGGTGGAACCGCTCAATCGCGCGCTTTCGCACGCCGATGCGTGGATGACGGGCCAGCGCCGCGAGCAGGCCGTGACGCGCGCCGAACTGCCGTTCGAGGAAACGGACGAGTCGCGCGGCATTCCCAAGTTCAATCCGCTGGCCGACTGGACCGAGGCCGAAGTGTGGGCGTACCTGTCGCGCCACAACGTCCCGGTCAACGCGCTGCACGAGAAGGGCTATCCGAGCATCGGTTGCGAGCCCTGTACGCGGGCGGTCAAGGCCGGCGAGGATGTACGCGCCGGACGGTGGTGGTGGGAGAGCAAGGACTCGAAAGAGTGCGGGCTCCACGAACAGAACATCAAGCACTGA
- a CDS encoding sulfate adenylyltransferase subunit 1: MSHQSQHQGLLRFITAGSVDDGKSTLIGRLLFDSKAVLSDQLTALANAKNKRTAGEQIDFSLLTDGLEAEREQGITIDVAYRYFSTARRKFIIADTPGHEQYTRNMVTGASTAHAAIVLVDATRVTVKDGRAELLAQTKRHSAILKLLELQHVIVAVNKMDLVDYSEQRFNEIRAAYIELAAQLGLKDVTYVPVSALRGDNIVHASDAMPWYQGEPLLPLLESLPVEDVAPVGDAALRFPVQLVVRQDGSAADDFRGYAGRVEAGTVRVGQKLRVLPANREAVVAEVLTPNGSADSASAGDTVTVRLAEDVDVSRGDMFVSADTAAESAKKLTADLCWFDDESLNPSRKYVLKHTTASVFARVSAVDRVLDVHTLSHETGRHEINLNDIGSVQISLQKPIVCDTYGDNPATGAFVLIDEATNHTVAAGMIRAYA, encoded by the coding sequence ATGTCTCACCAATCCCAACATCAAGGCCTGCTGCGTTTCATCACCGCGGGCTCCGTGGACGACGGCAAGAGCACGCTGATCGGCCGTCTGTTGTTTGACAGCAAGGCAGTGCTGTCCGACCAGCTCACCGCGCTGGCCAACGCCAAGAACAAGCGCACCGCTGGCGAGCAGATCGACTTCTCGCTGCTGACCGACGGCCTCGAGGCCGAGCGAGAGCAGGGCATCACGATCGACGTGGCTTACCGCTATTTCTCGACCGCGCGCCGCAAGTTCATCATTGCCGATACGCCGGGCCACGAGCAGTACACGCGCAACATGGTGACGGGCGCCTCGACTGCGCACGCCGCCATCGTGCTGGTGGATGCCACCCGCGTCACGGTCAAGGACGGCCGCGCCGAGCTGCTGGCCCAGACCAAGCGTCACTCGGCAATCCTGAAGTTGCTGGAACTGCAGCACGTGATCGTCGCCGTGAACAAGATGGACCTGGTTGACTACAGCGAGCAGCGCTTCAACGAGATCCGCGCCGCCTACATCGAACTGGCCGCGCAACTGGGCCTGAAGGATGTGACCTACGTGCCGGTGTCGGCACTGCGTGGCGACAACATCGTCCATGCCAGCGACGCCATGCCGTGGTACCAGGGCGAGCCGCTGCTGCCGCTGCTGGAATCGCTGCCGGTGGAAGATGTGGCGCCGGTAGGCGATGCCGCGCTGCGCTTCCCGGTGCAACTGGTGGTTCGCCAGGACGGTTCCGCCGCCGACGACTTCCGTGGCTACGCTGGCCGTGTGGAAGCCGGCACCGTGCGCGTGGGCCAGAAGCTGCGCGTGCTGCCCGCCAATCGCGAAGCCGTGGTGGCCGAAGTGCTGACGCCGAATGGATCGGCCGATTCCGCCAGCGCCGGCGACACCGTCACGGTGCGTCTGGCCGAAGACGTTGATGTATCGCGTGGTGACATGTTCGTGTCGGCCGATACCGCCGCCGAATCGGCGAAGAAGCTGACTGCCGACCTGTGCTGGTTCGACGATGAGTCGCTGAATCCGTCGCGCAAGTACGTGCTCAAGCACACTACGGCCAGCGTGTTCGCGCGCGTGTCGGCGGTGGATCGCGTGCTGGATGTGCATACGCTGTCGCACGAAACCGGCCGCCATGAGATCAACCTGAACGACATCGGTTCGGTGCAGATCTCGCTGCAGAAGCCGATCGTCTGCGATACATACGGCGA
- a CDS encoding nitrite/sulfite reductase: protein MYQYDQYDQRIVQERVAQFRDQVRRRLSDELTEEEFLPLRLQNGLYMQRHAYMLRVAIPYGLLASKQMRMLAHIARTYDRDYGHFSTRQNIQYNWMDLERVPDVLDDLASVEMHGIQTSGNCVRNITTDQFAGVAPDETVDPRVLAELLRQWSTFQPEFAFLPRKFKIAISSSADDRAVVQMHDIGIYAYKNAAGETRLRILAGGGLGRTPILGTIIKEDLPWQHMLTYVESAIRVYNRYGRRDNKYKARIKILVKAIGAEKFAAEVEEEWKFSKDGPGTLTQAEFDRVAQYFQPPAYEKLPDTDASFEKHLLENKAFARWVNRNVHAHKVPGYASVTLSTKPGPVSPPGDATSAQMDTVADFADRYGYGELRVAHEQNLVLPDVKKRDLFALWEDAKKAGLATANIGLLTDIIACPGGDFCSLANAKSIPIALAIQERFDNLDYVYDLGDISLNISGCINACGHHHVGNIGVLGVDKDGAEWYQVTIGGAQGNDTALGKVIGPSFSAHEMPDVVSRIIETFVANRVGDERFIETVGRIGIAPFKERVYADKQREERAEA from the coding sequence ATGTATCAGTACGATCAATATGACCAGCGTATCGTCCAGGAGCGCGTTGCCCAGTTCCGTGACCAGGTGCGTCGCCGCCTGTCCGATGAGCTGACCGAGGAAGAATTCCTGCCGCTGCGCCTGCAGAACGGCCTGTACATGCAGCGTCACGCCTACATGCTGCGCGTGGCGATTCCGTACGGCCTGCTGGCCTCGAAGCAGATGCGCATGCTGGCCCATATCGCCCGCACCTACGACCGCGACTACGGCCATTTCTCCACGCGCCAGAACATCCAGTACAACTGGATGGATCTGGAGCGCGTGCCCGACGTGCTGGACGACCTCGCCAGCGTCGAAATGCACGGCATCCAGACCTCCGGCAACTGCGTGCGCAACATCACCACCGACCAGTTCGCCGGCGTGGCGCCGGACGAGACGGTGGACCCGCGCGTGCTGGCCGAACTGCTGCGCCAGTGGAGCACGTTCCAGCCCGAATTCGCGTTCCTGCCGCGCAAGTTCAAGATCGCCATCTCGTCGTCGGCCGATGACCGCGCCGTGGTGCAGATGCACGATATCGGCATCTATGCGTACAAGAACGCCGCTGGCGAGACGCGCCTGCGCATCCTTGCTGGTGGAGGTCTGGGCCGCACGCCGATTCTGGGCACGATCATCAAGGAAGATCTGCCGTGGCAGCACATGCTGACCTATGTGGAGTCCGCGATCCGCGTGTACAACCGCTACGGCCGCCGCGACAACAAGTACAAGGCCCGCATCAAGATCTTGGTGAAGGCCATCGGCGCCGAGAAGTTCGCCGCCGAAGTGGAAGAAGAGTGGAAGTTCAGCAAGGACGGCCCGGGCACGCTGACGCAGGCCGAGTTCGATCGCGTGGCGCAGTACTTCCAGCCGCCCGCCTACGAAAAGCTGCCCGACACCGACGCATCGTTCGAAAAGCACCTGCTCGAGAACAAGGCGTTCGCACGCTGGGTCAACCGCAACGTGCACGCGCACAAGGTGCCGGGCTATGCATCCGTGACGCTGTCGACCAAGCCGGGTCCGGTGTCGCCCCCGGGCGATGCCACGTCCGCGCAAATGGACACGGTTGCCGATTTCGCTGATCGCTATGGCTATGGCGAACTGCGCGTGGCGCATGAGCAGAACCTGGTGCTGCCCGATGTGAAAAAGCGTGACCTGTTCGCGCTGTGGGAAGACGCGAAGAAGGCCGGTCTGGCCACGGCCAACATCGGCCTGCTGACCGACATCATCGCTTGCCCGGGCGGCGACTTCTGCTCGCTGGCCAACGCCAAGTCGATTCCGATCGCGCTGGCGATCCAGGAGCGCTTCGACAACCTCGACTACGTCTACGACCTCGGCGACATCTCGCTGAACATCTCGGGTTGCATCAACGCCTGCGGCCACCACCACGTCGGCAACATCGGCGTGCTGGGCGTCGACAAGGATGGCGCCGAGTGGTACCAGGTCACGATCGGCGGCGCCCAGGGCAATGACACGGCGCTGGGCAAGGTGATCGGCCCGTCGTTCAGCGCCCACGAGATGCCCGATGTGGTGTCGCGCATCATCGAGACATTCGTGGCCAACCGTGTTGGCGACGAGCGCTTTATCGAAACCGTTGGCCGGATTGGCATCGCGCCGTTCAAGGAACGGGTGTACGCGGACAAGCAGCGCGAAGAGCGCGCCGAAGCCTGA